A genomic window from Silene latifolia isolate original U9 population chromosome Y, ASM4854445v1, whole genome shotgun sequence includes:
- the LOC141627623 gene encoding protein FAR1-RELATED SEQUENCE 5-like — MDVEGSSDLGEHTDAIVRYLTGLVSVYDMQFVLELIITLADQISYARYTVFPCIDAGSPIIETNPKERIPVCAPELKPVLGMIFDKLDDGLDFYKAYATNSGFKMRKSTQRNVDGVVMTKYCVCSKAGESKPRGKVKKRQRTRILCNAKIFFRRNEKGQYVIVDFHEGHTHLLSTPNTVVHLTESRELTLIHKSMIVENSKVNKGPVQSFRMFKEYVKGYQNVGASLEDFKNFWRDVKKFIKGYDAQMMIENFMHKKAMCSSYYFDFDVDDRGRLSRVCWFDPIAIKNYSLFGDMTSFDTTFNMNTYKMIFAPFTGVDHHKKCVSFGAGLIRKETDEDFVWLFQNFLSAMSNKYPVCIITDQDRGIRSGG, encoded by the exons ATGGATGTTGAGGGTTCTAGCGATTTGGGGGAACATACTGATGCGATTGTTCG TTATCTTACCGGTCTGGTTAGTGTATATGATATGCAGTTTGTTTTAGAGTTGATTATTACACTTGCTGATCAAATTTCTTATGCACGCTATACAGTATTCC CGTGCATAGATGCAGGCTCACCAATCATTGAGACAAACCCGAAGGAAAGAATACCCGTATGTGCGCCAGAATTGAAGCCTGTTTTGGGTATGATCTTTGATAAACTAGATGATGGGCTAGATTTCTATAAGGCTTATGCTACTAACTCTGGTTTTAAAATGCGAAAGTCGACACAACGAAACGTGGATGGGGTTGTCATGACTAAGTACTGTGTGTGCAGTAAAGCTGGAGAAAGTAAGCCTAGAGGGAAGGTAAAAAAGAGACAAAGAACTAGAATTTTATGTAATGCAAAAATTTTTTTCCGTAGAAATGAAAAAGGTCAATATGTTATTGTTGACTTTCATGAAGGACATACCCATCTCCTCTCAACACCAAACACCGTGGTGCATTTGACTGAGTCCCGAGAGTTAACCCTTATACATAAATCCATGATTGTTGAGAATTCTAAGGTGAATAAAGGGCCTGTGCAAAGCTTTAGAATGTTCAAAGAATACGTGAAAGGGTATCAAAATGTCGGGGCATCACTTGAGGACTTCAAAAATTTTTGGAGGGATGtgaaaaaatttattaaagggtATGACGCGCAAATGATGATTGAAAATTTCATGCACAAAAAAGCCATGTGTAGTTCGTACTACTTTGATTTTGATGTTGACGATCGTGGTCGACTATCTAGGGTTTGTTGGTTTGACCCTATAGCTATAAAGAATTACAGTCTTTTTGGTGATATGACGTCTTTTGACACGACGTTTAATATGAACACGTATAAAATGATATTTGCCCCTTTCACGGGGGTTGATCATCACAAAAAATGCGTGTCATTTGGAGCAGGACTTATAAGGAAAGAGACTGATGAGGATTTCGTATGGTTGTTTCAGAATTTTCTAAGTGCAATGAGCAATAAGTATCCTGTATGCATAATTACTGATCAGGATAGGGGCATAAGATCGGGGGGTTAA